The genomic stretch CCCCTGCTTCAGGCTCCCTGCAATCTCGGAGAACCGGGGTTCCTCGGCCGGCCCCAAAAGCCCGACACGCCGGAGGCTCGCCGCCGGCTGCCCATCGGCAGCGAGCGGCGCGCCGAGCACACCGCAGGCGAGGGTGAGGGTAAGGGCCACGACTGCGAGGATGGGCCGCGTGACCTTCATTTTGACCTCCGCCTCGACGCGGACGGAAACGCCACGACCATACCCAACGAGGTATGAGGCATCAAATCGCCGACGCTCCGGCCCTGGCCGTAAGCCCCGGTCTCCGCAGAGCGGGGGCCTTTATATTCAGCGGGCCTTTTCTGGGAAGGGCAATCCCATCCAGCCGTGTAGGGATGCTGAGGAACCATGGGTCCAGGCGCAGATGGGCCACGCGAACGTTGAGGAAACCGCCGCCACCTCCGGGCATTATCTCCCGGAGCGCCATGAGGCGGCTGTGGCAAGCCTGGATCGTAACCTGCTCTGCTGGGAGATCAGGCTGAGCATGCCGGAGCCGCTACTACTCGCAACCCCGGCGCAACCGGCTTACCGTTCGGTTCCTCTCTGCCTGATTTCAGAACTGGTGGAGGGTAAGGGATTTGAACCCTCGACCTCTGGAGTGCGATTCCAGCGCTCTCCCACTGAGCTAACCCCCCGCATCAAGCACTTACGATATACCAGAGCACTGGACCTTTGTCCACTCTGCCCTGCTCGGCCAGGGCGAGCTACCCCTTCCCGCAGCATGGCCTCATCCGCGTCTTGTGCTCCACCATTTTTGGATCAACGGACCGTGAAGCACTCCGGCCCGCTCCAGATTCCTGTCGCGGTGGCAACCTCCGCGTCCGGCTCTCCCATGAGCTCATCCGTCACTGATGGAACACGGGGATCGCCTCACGGCGGATGCCCGGGATATCGCCGAAGCGTGGATTCGTGATCAGCACCCATCGCGATGGCTGCAGGGAGAGCGTCGGGGACGACTCCCCCGGCAAGCCCGCTACCTGCCCCATGCCCGTGCATCCCGAGAGAAGGAGGAAGGCCGCGCCCGCCAGGGACAGCATGATCCGGAGCGCGAGATCGAGGGTTCGCGGAGCGACGACTCTCATCGGCGCCGGGGCGTGACGGGCTTTCGGTTCCCCCAGACCAGAGATCGGTAGATCCAGCCGCGGCTCCCGTCGGCGTGCTCCACCTTGAGCCACCGCCCGTGCCGGCTCAATACGCGAAAAGCCACACCCGCAACCTCAGTGGAGAGCAGTTTGTAGTCCGTCCCGGGCCCCGAGCGGAGGTTGGCCCGTTCCACCCGCACGACGACCGCGGGCCGGGCGTCGGTCAACCGGGCAAAAATCCATCCCGCGTACCCGTCAAAGTCGACGGTCTTGAGCCAGCGGCCACGCCGGGCGACGACCCGAAGCGGGTAGTTCTTGGCCACAGACCAGAGGCGCTGGTACGTGGTTCCCGGTCCCGCTCGGATGTTGGCAGAACCCACCTTCACCCGAACGAACTCGGACGATGCGGCGCCGACGGCGGCCGCCACGGCCAAGAGCCCCAGCCCGGCCAGCGCCACGCGCGAGGTCCACCTCCTGATGCCGGGCAGTGGTCGAGCCAGCCGCCTTCCTGCTCTCGGCGCCGCCGCACTCAGGGCGACGCCGGCGGACCCCCGGGTCCGCCTCGAGCAAGACGGCGCGGGAGCGCGAATCAAACCCGCACCTCCTGAAGTCTCCATTTTTCCGTCAAGCCCGGCCGCGTTCGAGGATGCAGCGTCGATACCAAGGGCGGGGCACGGGCTTTCTCGACGGCGAATGTGAAGGCGTGGCAAAGAGATAGCCCACCGGAGCCAGGCATCCGATCCACCCGGGCTCCATCAGCCCGCGACAGGCTGTCGCTGGCTCGACACGTTGACGCCTCCGCTCCGGCTCACGCCGGTGGCTCTCAGGGTTGCGAGCGCCGGGCTCGGCGGGTTGGCAGCAGCGTCCGTGAGCGCACGCCAGGCGCCTTAGCCTCGGCACGACATCGAGGGTCCGTGTGACGTACGAGGAGTAATATGGGGGGTAGGTCCGAGATTCGCCCACGGGAGGGTGGGGTGTTGCCGGTTCCGCGTCCCTTCTAGCAGGGTGCTGAAAAAGTCAGCTCGCGTCCCCGAACCTTCAGCGCGCACCTGGCCGAAGCGTCCTGAGCGCGGGCTTAGCCCGCGCAATCCCGGGGGAGGTTTCGGAAGGGGGGCGAAGCCCCCCTCCGAGGTGCCTAGGGAGCCACGACATATGCTGAAGGGGCTTCTCTACCAACTCTATGAGCGGCGACTTCTGGCTGAAGTATCCCCGGGACCCATCCCCCGTCATCTCGGGCTGATCCAGGACGGCCATCGGCGCTACGCTCGCGAGGCCGGGCTCTCCAATCTCGGCGGGTACCGCCTCGGGGCAGCGAAGGCGGAGGAAGTCCTGACGTGGTGCGCCGAACTGAAGATCCCGACGGTGACCCTCTGGTGGCTCTCGACCGAAAACCTGCGCCGTGAACCCGACGACGTCGCGGCCGTTCTCGACGTCATCGAGGGCAAGATGCCGGAATGGATTCACGGGGGATTGACGGAGCGGCTCGGGATTCGAATTCGCCCAATCGGCAAACTGGAGCTCCTCCCGGCCTCCCTGCTGCAGGCCTTGCACCTCGCGGAATCGGCGACTCGTCACCACGATCGAATGCTCCTGAACGTCGGCGTCGGATACGGGGGCCGGCAGGAAATCATAGACGCCGTTACAGGCTACCTTCGCGACAGCCTCATGCGCGGGGCGACGCCACACGAGGTCTTGCAAGGCCTGAGTCCGGACGCGTTGGACAAGTACCTCTACACGTATGACTGCCCGGACCCTGATCTCATTATCCGCACGAGCGGGGAGGTCAGGCTTTCAGGCTTCATGCTCTGGCAAAGCGCGTACAGCGAGTTCTACTTCTGCGACGCCTACTGGCCGGCGTTCAGGAAGATTGACTTTCTCCGGGCCATCCGAAGCTATCAACAGCGACACCGGAGATTCGGGAAATAACCATGGCGGCAGACCGGGCCCGGCTCTTCGCACCCGGAACGACGATCTGGACGGTCAACCGGGAAACCGCGCTGTTGCTGGGCGCAGGCCGGGCGCTCCTCCTTCAGCTGGCCCACCCGCTTGTCGCGGCTGGCGTGGCAGAGCATAGCGGATTCGCGGACGACCCTTTCGGCCGTCTCCTCCGCACGCTGGACACGAGTTACGCGGTCGTGTTCGGCGACGCGGACACGGCCGTGGCGGCGCTGCGGAGGATGGACGCCATCCACCGGCGGGTCCGGGGTTCCTTGCGGGAGCCGGTGGGTCCGTTTCCCGCGGGCACCCCGTATGACGCGACCGATCCAGCGCTTCGTCTCTGGGTCCACGCGACACTGATCGAGACCAGCCTGCTGGTGTACCACCGGTTCGTCGCGGGCCTCTCGGCCGCTGACCAGGCCCGCTATTATGCCGAATCGTGCGAAATGGCCCGCGTCCTGGAGATTCCGGAACCGATGATCCCGCCCACCATTGAGGGGTTTCGGACATACTTCTCGAGAATGCTCTCGGCCGAAATCGCCGTGGGGGCCACAGCCCGAGAGCTGGCGCGCCTGATCTTTTGGCCTCCTAGAT from Candidatus Rokuibacteriota bacterium encodes the following:
- the uppS gene encoding di-trans,poly-cis-decaprenylcistransferase, with the protein product MLKGLLYQLYERRLLAEVSPGPIPRHLGLIQDGHRRYAREAGLSNLGGYRLGAAKAEEVLTWCAELKIPTVTLWWLSTENLRREPDDVAAVLDVIEGKMPEWIHGGLTERLGIRIRPIGKLELLPASLLQALHLAESATRHHDRMLLNVGVGYGGRQEIIDAVTGYLRDSLMRGATPHEVLQGLSPDALDKYLYTYDCPDPDLIIRTSGEVRLSGFMLWQSAYSEFYFCDAYWPAFRKIDFLRAIRSYQQRHRRFGK
- a CDS encoding SH3 domain-containing protein; its protein translation is MALAGLGLLAVAAAVGAASSEFVRVKVGSANIRAGPGTTYQRLWSVAKNYPLRVVARRGRWLKTVDFDGYAGWIFARLTDARPAVVVRVERANLRSGPGTDYKLLSTEVAGVAFRVLSRHGRWLKVEHADGSRGWIYRSLVWGNRKPVTPRRR
- a CDS encoding DUF2236 domain-containing protein, producing the protein MAADRARLFAPGTTIWTVNRETALLLGAGRALLLQLAHPLVAAGVAEHSGFADDPFGRLLRTLDTSYAVVFGDADTAVAALRRMDAIHRRVRGSLREPVGPFPAGTPYDATDPALRLWVHATLIETSLLVYHRFVAGLSAADQARYYAESCEMARVLEIPEPMIPPTIEGFRTYFSRMLSAEIAVGATARELARLIFWPPRSASLRVIGPVAKFVTAGLLPPKVREGYGYAWTPLQEQALDTLARAIKRVVPAIPSVIRVVPQARVAEQRFAFAVPGRQAA